A region of Cytophagia bacterium CHB2 DNA encodes the following proteins:
- a CDS encoding OmpH family outer membrane protein codes for MITSTPPPASARASGSRILFLAAVFNQLFTIFGKKRMNPSALLKEVGVKSSYMWVGGLVALLLVFFANPAAAQLKIGHVNTQKILEGYKEAQDARKQFDEINKGWEEEFNNMRREFATKRDELESQSLLLSDDKKKEKLLELQNLELRIQQYAQEKWGQNGEGEKKQAEIMQPLSDKIVAAVKKVSEQEKFDYVFDNAANIILYVNPGQTDLTAKVLDELNKTVASAKPAGASK; via the coding sequence ATGATCACATCGACGCCGCCACCGGCAAGCGCAAGGGCCAGTGGAAGCCGCATTTTATTTTTGGCCGCAGTTTTTAATCAACTTTTTACCATATTCGGAAAAAAACGTATGAATCCCTCAGCATTACTCAAGGAGGTAGGAGTGAAGTCATCCTACATGTGGGTTGGCGGATTAGTGGCGTTGCTGCTCGTGTTTTTTGCCAATCCGGCCGCAGCGCAGCTCAAGATCGGTCACGTCAACACGCAGAAAATTCTGGAAGGCTATAAAGAAGCGCAAGACGCACGCAAGCAGTTTGACGAGATCAACAAAGGCTGGGAAGAAGAATTCAACAACATGCGCCGGGAGTTCGCGACGAAGCGCGATGAGCTGGAATCGCAATCGCTGCTGTTGAGCGACGATAAGAAGAAAGAAAAGCTGCTGGAACTGCAAAATCTCGAGCTGCGCATTCAACAATATGCCCAGGAAAAATGGGGCCAAAATGGTGAAGGCGAGAAAAAGCAGGCCGAGATTATGCAGCCGCTGAGCGACAAGATCGTCGCCGCCGTGAAAAAAGTCAGCGAGCAGGAGAAGTTTGACTACGTGTTTGACAACGCCGCGAACATCATACTTTATGTCAACCCGGGCCAGACGGATTTGACGGCGAAGGTGTTGGACGAACTGAACAAAACCGTCGCTTCCGCCAAACCGGCCGGCGCATCGAAGTAA
- the bamA gene encoding outer membrane protein assembly factor BamA — MSCMKFQQILRYILAILVWPLFFIDANAQQRTYSILSISVEGNKTADANFVRLSSGLAVGDKVTGDDLQNAIRQLASLDMFDDITILLDRQVNDGIYLIIRVSEFPRLNKIELSGNDKISKKDLEKELTFFKGQVISPREAARVRRKLTKLYESKGYLLAEIEPVLTPVGEDRVDLDIKIKEGNKVQIEGIHFHGNTAFSDKKLRKQMKKTKENGFFGGGDFDAQKYLEDQEHVLEFYRSEGFREAELVRDSIYYSPEKKDMFIDLWVTEGRKYYIGDITWEGNTIYNSRVLASLLGFGKGDVYSSKKIREAVTERLGSLYYDAGYIYATVNPVEKPKDSSLVDLHFLVTEGNAVTVNKIRISGNTKTKEKVIRRELFVRPGDTFSRDMLIRSQREVFVLNYFSDVKPDVQPLDEEKVDVSLEVVEKSTDTANMSAGWSERDKLIGSIGVSMNNFLGNGQRLSFDWNFGRSFRSFQLSFTEPWLFDSPTLAGISVFDTKRSRRYSYDLYGYRSTGGSLRLGRRLRWPDDFFRTDWIYRLQSIEFSDFREDLAALTSEERRARGLEDRPLTQSSITHIFSRNSLNRPEFPTAGSQVSLTSDLAGGPLQGNVGYHKHQLQADWFFPTFGPFVLFTSFHAGYLDGLKENSRIPYTEYFFMGGSGLSSNSIALRGYDDPLTTSNDRYSLGGKAMLKYTAELRVPIAPNPTVFGLIFAEAGNTWPELTRLDPYDLRRSVGIGARLFMPLLGVIGFDYGYGYDHIDAATGKRKGQWKPHFIFGRSF; from the coding sequence ATGAGTTGTATGAAATTCCAGCAAATTTTGCGTTACATTTTGGCCATTTTGGTATGGCCGCTTTTTTTTATCGACGCCAACGCTCAACAACGCACATATAGCATTCTCAGCATTTCGGTAGAAGGCAACAAAACCGCCGATGCTAACTTTGTCCGTTTGAGTTCCGGGCTGGCCGTGGGCGACAAGGTTACCGGCGACGATCTGCAGAATGCCATTCGCCAGCTTGCCAGTCTCGACATGTTCGATGACATCACGATTCTGCTCGACCGGCAGGTTAATGACGGCATTTACCTCATCATTCGCGTCAGCGAGTTTCCGCGCCTGAACAAAATTGAGTTGAGCGGCAACGACAAGATCAGCAAAAAAGATTTGGAAAAAGAGCTGACCTTTTTCAAGGGGCAGGTGATCAGTCCGCGGGAAGCCGCACGGGTGCGCCGCAAGCTGACCAAGCTTTATGAGAGCAAAGGCTATTTGCTCGCCGAGATCGAACCGGTGCTCACGCCGGTGGGCGAAGATCGCGTCGATCTCGACATTAAAATAAAAGAAGGCAACAAAGTTCAGATCGAGGGGATTCATTTTCACGGTAACACCGCGTTTTCCGACAAGAAACTGCGCAAGCAGATGAAGAAGACCAAGGAAAACGGCTTCTTCGGCGGCGGAGATTTTGATGCCCAGAAATATTTAGAAGACCAGGAACACGTGCTCGAATTTTACCGCTCCGAAGGCTTCCGGGAAGCGGAGCTGGTGCGCGATTCGATCTACTATAGCCCAGAGAAAAAGGACATGTTCATCGATCTCTGGGTGACTGAAGGCAGAAAGTACTACATCGGCGACATCACGTGGGAAGGCAATACGATTTATAACAGTCGCGTTCTCGCCTCGCTGCTGGGCTTCGGCAAAGGCGATGTGTACAGTTCCAAAAAAATTCGCGAGGCCGTCACCGAACGGCTGGGCAGCTTGTATTATGACGCCGGTTACATCTACGCCACCGTGAATCCGGTGGAGAAGCCGAAGGACAGCAGTCTTGTTGATTTGCATTTTCTGGTTACGGAGGGCAACGCTGTCACCGTCAACAAAATTCGTATCAGCGGCAACACCAAAACCAAAGAAAAAGTCATCCGCCGTGAGTTGTTTGTCCGGCCCGGAGACACATTCAGCCGCGACATGCTGATTCGCAGTCAACGCGAAGTGTTCGTGCTTAATTATTTTTCCGACGTCAAACCGGATGTGCAGCCGCTGGACGAAGAAAAAGTCGATGTCTCGCTTGAAGTCGTGGAAAAGTCGACGGACACCGCCAACATGAGCGCGGGATGGAGCGAGCGCGACAAGCTCATCGGCTCGATTGGCGTGTCGATGAACAATTTCCTCGGCAACGGCCAGCGGCTTTCGTTTGATTGGAATTTTGGCCGCAGCTTTCGTTCGTTTCAGCTTTCCTTCACCGAGCCGTGGCTGTTCGATTCGCCCACGCTGGCCGGCATCAGCGTGTTTGACACCAAGCGGTCACGGCGATACAGTTATGATTTGTACGGCTATCGCAGCACCGGCGGGTCGCTGCGTTTGGGCCGCCGCTTGCGCTGGCCGGATGATTTCTTCCGCACCGATTGGATTTATCGTCTGCAATCAATCGAGTTTTCCGATTTTAGAGAGGATTTGGCGGCGCTTACGTCCGAGGAACGCCGCGCACGCGGCCTGGAAGATCGTCCGCTCACGCAAAGCTCGATCACGCATATCTTCAGCCGCAACAGTTTGAATCGTCCGGAATTCCCGACAGCCGGCTCGCAGGTTTCATTGACCAGCGATCTTGCCGGCGGACCGTTGCAGGGCAATGTCGGATATCATAAACACCAACTGCAAGCCGATTGGTTTTTCCCGACGTTTGGGCCGTTCGTCTTGTTCACCAGTTTTCATGCGGGTTACTTGGATGGCTTGAAGGAAAACAGCCGCATTCCCTACACCGAGTACTTTTTCATGGGCGGTTCGGGACTTTCATCGAACTCGATCGCTTTGCGCGGTTATGATGATCCCTTGACGACGAGCAACGATCGCTATTCGCTGGGCGGCAAGGCCATGCTGAAATACACGGCGGAATTGCGTGTGCCGATTGCGCCGAATCCTACCGTGTTCGGCTTGATTTTCGCGGAGGCCGGCAACACCTGGCCGGAACTGACGCGTCTGGACCCCTACGATTTGCGCCGTTCGGTCGGTATTGGCGCGCGTTTATTCATGCCGCTGCTCGGTGTAATTGGATTTGATTACGGTTACGGCTATGATCACATCGACGCCGCCACCGGCAAGCGCAAGGGCCAGTGGAAGCCGCATTTTATTTTTGGCCGCAGTTTTTAA
- a CDS encoding T9SS type A sorting domain-containing protein, whose amino-acid sequence MKRGILLLAAGCVLLLAPHVYAQYELEIAFPNLTFARPVDLQHAGDGSDRIFIVEQAGVIRVFANTSSVATADTFLNIQNRVNDSGNEEGLLGLAFHPNFATNGYFYVNYTASNPRRTVVARYRVSANPNRADANSEFVLLTVNQPYENHNGGQLAFGPDGYLYIGMGDGGSGGDPQNNGQDRRGLLGDMLRIDVDNPAGGLNYGIPPDNPFVGNTSGYREEIYAYGFRNPWRFSFDFVTGWLWVGDVGQGSREEVDIVEKGLNYGWRIMEGKTCYSPSSGCNQTGLALPIWDYGRSSGASITGGYVYRGSRVAPLAGAYVYGDYVSGRIWALRYDGVNAPQNEQLLDTNFNIAAFGVDQNQELYICCFDGRIRRFKAIASEVTASPLPETIALAQNYPNPFNPATTISYKLSQPDMVSLEIYNLQGQLVNRLVHAMQAAGEHVATWRGVNEAGMAQPSGVYFYRLQVGESFVETKRMAFVK is encoded by the coding sequence ATGAAAAGAGGGATTTTGCTGTTGGCCGCCGGTTGCGTTCTGCTGCTCGCGCCGCATGTTTATGCGCAATACGAATTGGAAATCGCCTTTCCCAATCTCACCTTTGCGCGTCCGGTCGATTTGCAGCATGCCGGCGATGGCAGCGACCGCATCTTCATTGTCGAGCAGGCGGGTGTGATTCGTGTATTTGCGAATACTTCCTCTGTTGCAACGGCGGATACTTTTCTCAACATTCAAAACCGGGTCAATGACAGCGGAAATGAAGAAGGCCTATTGGGGCTGGCGTTTCATCCAAACTTTGCAACCAATGGTTATTTTTATGTGAACTACACGGCTTCGAATCCGCGGCGTACCGTCGTCGCCCGTTACCGCGTCAGCGCTAATCCCAATCGCGCGGATGCCAATAGCGAGTTTGTGTTGCTCACTGTCAATCAACCCTATGAGAATCACAACGGCGGCCAACTTGCGTTCGGTCCCGACGGGTATCTCTACATCGGCATGGGTGACGGCGGCTCGGGCGGTGACCCGCAGAACAACGGCCAGGATCGCCGCGGCCTGCTCGGCGATATGCTGCGCATCGATGTCGACAATCCTGCCGGCGGCTTGAATTACGGCATTCCGCCTGATAATCCTTTTGTGGGCAACACCTCCGGTTATCGTGAAGAAATTTATGCCTACGGCTTTCGCAATCCCTGGCGTTTCAGTTTTGATTTTGTGACCGGCTGGCTCTGGGTTGGCGATGTCGGTCAAGGCAGCCGGGAAGAAGTTGATATTGTGGAAAAGGGATTGAACTACGGTTGGCGGATTATGGAAGGCAAAACTTGCTATAGCCCGTCTTCCGGGTGCAATCAAACCGGGCTGGCCTTGCCGATTTGGGATTATGGCCGCAGCAGCGGCGCGTCGATCACCGGCGGGTATGTTTATCGCGGCAGCCGCGTTGCGCCGTTGGCGGGCGCATACGTTTATGGTGATTATGTTTCAGGACGCATTTGGGCATTGCGTTACGACGGCGTTAATGCGCCGCAAAACGAACAACTCCTCGACACGAATTTTAACATTGCGGCGTTTGGCGTCGATCAAAACCAGGAATTGTATATTTGCTGCTTTGACGGCCGGATTCGCCGCTTTAAAGCCATTGCCAGCGAGGTTACAGCGTCGCCGCTGCCGGAAACCATTGCGCTGGCGCAGAATTATCCCAACCCGTTCAATCCGGCAACGACGATTTCCTATAAATTGTCGCAGCCGGACATGGTTTCATTGGAGATTTACAATTTGCAAGGCCAGCTCGTGAATCGCCTGGTGCATGCCATGCAAGCAGCCGGCGAGCATGTCGCAACCTGGCGCGGGGTCAACGAAGCTGGAATGGCGCAGCCGAGCGGAGTTTATTTTTACCGCCTGCAGGTGGGCGAGAGTTTTGTTGAAACGAAACGCATGGCATTTGTCAAGTGA